A part of Halobacillus shinanisalinarum genomic DNA contains:
- a CDS encoding D-2-hydroxyacid dehydrogenase, producing the protein MQVVSVIKRVPDEIKERLVENFGEVDFYFCHGMKEGRQHLKEADVLITFGEDVTPELIADATRLKWIMVLSAGMDQMPFEDISRRNILVTNVRGIHAIPMAEYAISMVLQVSRQAKALVQLEQGHQWNRRTPMKEINGQTMVLLGTGAIAQETARLAKTFRMKTVGVSKSGRTKPYFDETYSVDRMKEALSHGDVVVAVLPSTEETTYLLTEEHFRLMPSHAIFLNMGRGDLVASHTILQAIKENQISHAVLDVFEEEPLPESHPFWEEERVTVTPHLSGITPQYLPRGFEIFERNLQSFLNKKEDMENLIDPKRGY; encoded by the coding sequence ATGCAGGTTGTATCAGTGATTAAACGAGTGCCGGATGAGATAAAAGAGCGGTTAGTGGAGAACTTTGGAGAAGTGGATTTTTACTTTTGTCACGGAATGAAGGAGGGTAGACAGCATTTAAAGGAAGCGGATGTGCTAATTACGTTCGGGGAGGATGTCACACCTGAACTGATAGCCGATGCTACAAGGCTTAAGTGGATCATGGTTTTGTCTGCCGGAATGGATCAAATGCCGTTTGAAGACATATCCAGACGGAACATCCTGGTAACGAATGTACGGGGCATTCACGCAATTCCGATGGCTGAATATGCCATTTCAATGGTTCTTCAGGTGTCACGACAAGCAAAGGCCTTGGTTCAGTTAGAACAGGGTCACCAATGGAACCGAAGAACTCCGATGAAAGAAATTAATGGACAAACGATGGTATTGCTCGGAACAGGCGCGATTGCCCAAGAGACAGCACGACTGGCAAAAACGTTTCGAATGAAGACGGTTGGGGTATCAAAGTCTGGAAGAACTAAACCTTATTTTGACGAAACATATTCAGTAGATAGGATGAAGGAAGCCTTGTCACACGGTGATGTAGTTGTGGCCGTATTGCCAAGCACAGAGGAAACAACCTATCTTCTTACAGAGGAACACTTTCGGCTCATGCCTTCCCATGCTATCTTTTTGAACATGGGTAGAGGGGACTTGGTTGCTTCACACACTATTTTGCAGGCAATTAAGGAGAATCAGATAAGTCATGCCGTTTTGGATGTTTTTGAGGAAGAACCCCTTCCTGAGAGCCATCCATTTTGGGAGGAAGAAAGAGTGACTGTCACCCCACATTTATCGGGAATAACTCCACAATATTTACCACGTGGGTTTGAAATTTTTGAAAGAAATCTACAATCCTTCTTAAATAAGAAGGAAGATATGGAAAATCTTATTGATCCTAAACGGGGGTATTAA
- a CDS encoding cob(I)yrinic acid a,c-diamide adenosyltransferase: MRIYTRSGDKGKTSLIYGDRVAKNDLRVEAYGTCDEANSAIGVALSHLVREDWTEKDAFLTAMQKIQTILFHVGAELATPKGKKVTWELKKGHIDDLEQYIDEWDTSLAELNNFILPSGHEASAGLHMARTIVRRAERTAVALEEEVNPLVVSYLNRLSDLLFVAARYVNQHLGGKELPLHPDV, translated from the coding sequence ATGCGTATTTATACGAGATCGGGAGACAAAGGAAAGACCTCTTTGATTTATGGGGACCGTGTTGCAAAAAATGATTTAAGAGTAGAAGCGTATGGTACATGTGATGAAGCCAATTCGGCTATAGGTGTGGCTTTAAGTCATCTAGTACGTGAAGATTGGACGGAGAAAGACGCCTTCCTCACCGCAATGCAAAAAATCCAAACGATCCTGTTTCATGTCGGTGCTGAGCTAGCCACACCGAAGGGGAAAAAAGTGACTTGGGAACTGAAAAAGGGGCATATTGATGATCTTGAACAATATATTGATGAGTGGGACACTAGTTTAGCAGAATTAAATAACTTTATTCTGCCATCAGGCCATGAAGCGTCAGCCGGGCTGCACATGGCGCGTACGATTGTAAGAAGGGCTGAACGTACAGCTGTTGCATTGGAAGAGGAAGTCAACCCGCTGGTTGTGTCATATTTGAATCGATTGTCTGATTTGTTATTTGTAGCTGCAAGATATGTCAATCAGCATCTCGGAGGAAAAGAGCTGCCATTGCACCCAGATGTGTAA
- the perR gene encoding peroxide-responsive transcriptional repressor PerR yields the protein MTVSEQRLQEAIDTLKSSGVRITPQRHAVLEYLLNAMTHPTADDIYKALESKFPNMSVATVYNNLRVFREIGLVRELTYGDSSSRFDCNTSDHYHIICESCGKIVDFHYPKLNEVEALAEQVTGFTVSHHRMEVYGTCSECKVKTAH from the coding sequence ATGACGGTGTCTGAACAACGACTACAAGAAGCGATTGATACACTAAAAAGTTCCGGGGTTCGAATTACACCACAGCGTCATGCGGTGCTTGAATACTTGTTGAATGCAATGACTCACCCGACAGCTGATGATATTTATAAGGCATTGGAGAGCAAGTTTCCAAATATGAGTGTCGCAACAGTATATAACAATTTACGCGTGTTTAGGGAAATTGGATTGGTCCGCGAACTCACGTATGGAGATTCATCCAGCCGCTTTGATTGTAATACCTCTGATCATTACCATATTATTTGTGAATCATGTGGTAAGATTGTGGACTTTCACTACCCTAAGTTAAATGAAGTGGAAGCACTAGCTGAACAGGTGACTGGATTTACTGTAAGTCATCATCGCATGGAAGTTTACGGAACATGCTCAGAATGTAAAGTGAAAACAGCTCACTAA
- a CDS encoding YgzB family protein, with amino-acid sequence MALKYSSKINKIRSFAFWLIFAGFGVMYIGLLFKETAWAMAIFMILGMGFIGLSTVVYFWIGMLSTRTIQIVCPSCEKPTKMLGRVDACMHCKQPLTLDKSLEGKEFDEKYNSKRYKKQEAEHQS; translated from the coding sequence ATGGCTTTAAAGTACAGCAGTAAAATTAATAAAATTCGTTCCTTTGCTTTTTGGTTAATATTCGCCGGCTTTGGTGTTATGTATATTGGTCTTTTGTTTAAAGAAACAGCATGGGCGATGGCTATCTTTATGATTTTAGGTATGGGATTCATCGGACTAAGTACAGTGGTGTATTTTTGGATTGGGATGTTATCGACGAGGACCATCCAAATTGTTTGTCCATCATGTGAAAAGCCCACCAAAATGCTAGGCCGGGTAGATGCCTGTATGCACTGTAAACAGCCGCTTACATTGGACAAGTCATTAGAAGGTAAAGAATTTGATGAAAAATATAATTCAAAACGTTATAAGAAACAAGAAGCTGAGCATCAATCATAA
- a CDS encoding nucleotidyltransferase-like protein, producing MEDILRPIYQERASQANTMGILILEKKKPNSPVTDNFDVILFIIVKDAKDPWYVKHYEFDDQSAAMHIVDETLLQKWIDTSSYRRAVEWVINGTVVFERNDYVTDLKERLRSFPTRTRDLKKAIEFAKLIRSYSESKDLFESEQYLDSFSRMVHSLHYLARLAIIEKGFHPEVTVWNQVRRIEPEVYKLYQELIESKEETNKRVQLMILAVEHAISVRSRTSAKHLLLLIDSREGAWSFGELKIHPEIQEYALDLSSMVEYLVDKGLIEVVRQETKGANIYHRMYQAAPISQS from the coding sequence ATGGAAGATATACTGCGCCCGATTTATCAAGAAAGGGCGAGCCAGGCCAATACAATGGGAATTCTCATATTAGAAAAAAAGAAACCAAATAGTCCTGTAACAGATAATTTTGATGTCATCCTGTTTATAATTGTTAAGGACGCAAAAGATCCTTGGTATGTAAAGCATTACGAATTCGATGACCAATCCGCCGCCATGCATATTGTAGACGAAACCCTTTTGCAAAAGTGGATCGATACGAGCTCTTATCGAAGAGCAGTGGAGTGGGTAATCAATGGAACGGTGGTATTTGAACGCAATGACTATGTAACGGATTTAAAGGAACGCTTAAGATCTTTCCCTACACGAACAAGGGATTTAAAGAAAGCCATTGAGTTTGCTAAATTAATAAGGAGCTATAGTGAATCCAAAGATTTGTTTGAATCGGAACAATACCTTGACTCATTCAGTCGAATGGTTCACTCTCTTCATTATCTAGCTAGATTAGCTATTATTGAGAAAGGATTCCACCCAGAAGTTACCGTATGGAATCAGGTGAGAAGAATAGAACCTGAAGTATATAAGCTTTACCAAGAGCTCATTGAAAGTAAAGAGGAAACCAATAAAAGGGTTCAGTTGATGATTCTTGCTGTTGAACATGCAATTAGTGTAAGATCTCGAACAAGTGCTAAACACTTGCTTTTGCTAATAGATAGTAGGGAGGGAGCGTGGTCATTTGGTGAGCTTAAGATCCACCCAGAAATCCAAGAGTATGCGCTTGATCTGTCGTCTATGGTTGAGTACTTGGTAGATAAAGGGCTCATTGAAGTTGTACGACAGGAAACAAAAGGTGCAAATATTTATCATCGAATGTATCAAGCAGCTCCAATAAGCCAATCCTAA